The proteins below come from a single Thunnus thynnus chromosome 10, fThuThy2.1, whole genome shotgun sequence genomic window:
- the LOC137191155 gene encoding zinc finger protein 436, translating to MKSAKKKSLLNKAKRGEKQHDAVTVKTEYEAQLEGEMEEDVKEGYTNGEGLNIQIKEEPHSQEIGEEHRGGDASSCFDTKPDTVTFRPDVHHQHGHVKDEPDSDHQPEYEFTAGYEAAVKEESDSWIKEERDCEQEAEDAGNIQEGNGEEEEVCTESSSEFFPCPHCTVSFTDLDFLEKHVKWVHQKQYLAKLKKCLSSRNLNLIPKHTCTVCSSTFNSKVHLRVHVQEVHPSAPPRRLHPCPTCARSFQYLKNLKNHCQRWHNMSVVTRGGHLSCADCGKSFKATWGQGPHMCHEPDNTESEDKPICLDIGVQCPECGKKVRTPQSLEDHMRTHTGDRPFVCKDCGRRFVERSGWRQHMKIHTGEKPYKCQVCGKAFLRSHHLKCHLTTHSGKKEYSCSECGKEFGFKSSLDLHLRTHSSEKPFHCNVCGKNFNTRRNLRLHTKLHTDEKAHQCGDCGLKIGDLGALKIHLRTHTGERPYHCTVCGNRFIRLAHLRNHQRTHTGERPYKCTECDKSFTQSGDLVKHKRIHSGEKPFECPDCHRRYTSSGDLGKHRRSHTNLRPYTCQECGKSFRLSGHLKTHMLTHTGEKPYSCPNCLRRFARSHHLSGHVAKCR from the exons ATGAAGTCTGCCAAGAAGAAATCTTTGCTAAACAAAGCAAAGAGAGGCGAGAAACAACACGACGCCGTCACAGTTAAAACTGAATATGAAGCACAGCTGGAGGGTGAGATGGAGGAAGACGTCAAGGAAGGTTACACTAATGGAGAAGGTCTCAACATCCAAATCAAAGAAGAACCACATTCACAGGAGATCGGTGAGGAGCACAGAGGAGGAGACGCATCAAGCTGTTTTGACACTAAGCCTGACACTGTGACATTCAGGCCAGATGTTCACCATCAACATGGACATGTAAAGGACGAGCCTGACTCAGACCATCAGCCAGAATATGAGTTCACTGCAGGGTATGAGGCGGCTGTCAAGGAGGAGTCAGACTCATGgattaaagaggagagagactgtgagcaggaggcagaggatgcaggcAACATCCAGGAAGGtaatggagaggaagaggaggtctGCACAG AGTCATCATCTGAGTTCTTTCCATGTCCTCACTGCACTGTCTCCTTTACTGACTTGGACTTCTTGGAGAAACATGTCAAATGGGTCCACCAGAAGCAGTATCTGGCTAAGCTGAAAAAATGCCTCTCAAGCCGCAATTTAAACCTCATccccaaacacacctgcacCGTCTGCAGCAGCACCTTTAACTCTAAAGTACACCTTAGGGTCCATGTACAAGAAGTGCATCCTTCTGCCCCTCCTCGCAGGCTCCACCCCTGCCCAACCTGTGCGCGCAGCTTCCAGTACCTGAAGAATCTGAAAAATCACTGTCAGCGCTGGCACAACATGTCTGTGGTTACCAGAGGTGGGCATCTCAGCTGCGCAGACTGTGGGAAGAGTTTCAAAGCTACCTGGGGTCAAGGGCCTCATATGTGTCATGAACCGGATAACACAGAATCTGAGGATAAGCCTATCTGTCTGGATATTGGTGTGCAGTGTCCTGAATGTGGCAAAAAGGTGCGCACACCTCAAAGCTTGGAGGATCACATGCGTACCCACACAGGTGATCGGCCATTCGTCTGCAAGGATTGTGGCCGGAGGTTTGTGGAGCGCAGTGGTTGGCgtcaacacatgaaaatacacacaggGGAGAAGCCGTACAAATGTCAAGTGTGTGGAAAGGCCTTTCTACGGTCACACCACCTCAAGTGCCACTTAACCACACACTCCGGCAAGAAGGAATATTCTTGTTCTGAATGTGGAAAGGAGTTTGGTTTTAAGTCAAGTCTAGATCTCCACCTGAGGACCCATTCCAGTGAGAAACCCTTTCACTGCAATGTGTGCGGGAAGAACTTTAACACTCGGAGGAACCTGAGGCTTCACACCAAACTCCACACCGATGAAAAAGCTCATCAGTGTGGGGACTGTGGGCTGAAGATCGGAGATCTTGGGGCTTTGAAAATACACCTGCGGACGCACACCGGCGAAAGACCATACCACTGCACAGTCTGTGGCAACAGGTTCATTCGCCTTGCGCATCTGCGAAATCACCAGCGCACCCACACTGGTGAGAGACCCTACAAATGCACTGAATGTGACAAGAGTTTCACTCAGTCCGGCGATCTGGTGAAGCATAAGAGGATACACTCTGGTGAAAAGCCCTTTGAATGCCCAGACTGCCACCGCCGTTACACCTCCTCCGGCGATCTAGGCAAACACCGGAGGAGTCACACTAACCTGCGTCCCTACACGTGTCAAGAATGTGGAAAGAGCTTCCGTTTGTCAGGCCACTTGAAAACTCACATGTTAACTCACACAGGGGAGAAGCCATATTCCTGCCCCAACTGCCTTCGCAGGTTTGCTCGTTCTCACCACCTTTCGGGTCACGTGGCCAAATGTCGCTGA